In Calditrichota bacterium, the genomic stretch GCTTCATAATACATCGAAAAGCCCTCGCGCGCAAGGCAGCCTGTTGGGAGCAATTGATTTTCAAGCCGATTTTGCTTAAAATACTTGGACTCTATCGGACGCCTCATTAACCTGTGCAATTCAAAACCAAACTCGAAGCCGCTACAGCCGGTCGGATCGGACTCTGCGTCGGTCTTGACCCGGTCGTCGAAAGGATGCTGCCGCGCTTTCAGCAGTCCACGACGCCGCTCTACGACTTCTGCCTCGCTGTCGTCGAAGAGACCGCTACGCACTGCGCCGCCTTCAAGCCCAACCTCGCCTTTTTCGAGGCTTATGGCGCTTCGGGCTGGCAACAATTGGCAGACCTTGTGAAGGCT encodes the following:
- the pyrF gene encoding orotidine-5'-phosphate decarboxylase, whose protein sequence is MQFKTKLEAATAGRIGLCVGLDPVVERMLPRFQQSTTPLYDFCLAVVEETATHCAAFKPNLAFFEAYGASGWQQLADLVKAIPADKLVILDGKRGDIGNTAKAYARALFDNLGGDAATVSPYLGADSLEPFVERPDRGVYVLAV